The following are from one region of the Streptomyces decoyicus genome:
- a CDS encoding FAD binding domain-containing protein: MRAISYTRATDVPAAVAAVTRDPGSSYLAGGTTEVDLLRLDVLRPHRLVDINRLPLAGIEDRSDGGLLIGALARMSEVAEARAVVERFPMLSQALLLGASAQLRNMASMGGNLMQRVRCAYYRDPESACNKRVPGSGCSALDGVHRGHAILGTSEHCIATHPSDMAVALVALDAVVHVEGAKGPRTIPVDDFFLLPEDTPEREHPLTPGELITAIEVPPVPMARRSLYLKVRDRESYEFALASAAVALALEDGVIREARLALGGVATKPWRAHRAEDILVGERADVDVFVRAAAAELAPALTRPMNGFKAELARRTIVRALQTVAAQGGGTA, from the coding sequence GTGCGTGCCATCAGCTACACCCGAGCGACGGACGTGCCCGCTGCGGTCGCGGCGGTGACGCGTGATCCCGGAAGTTCCTACCTGGCGGGCGGCACCACGGAAGTCGACCTGCTCCGGCTGGATGTGCTGCGTCCCCATCGTCTGGTGGACATCAACCGACTGCCGCTGGCCGGCATCGAGGACCGTTCCGACGGGGGGCTGTTGATCGGCGCGCTGGCCCGGATGAGCGAGGTGGCGGAGGCACGCGCAGTCGTGGAGCGCTTCCCGATGCTCTCCCAGGCACTGCTCCTCGGGGCTTCCGCCCAGCTGCGGAACATGGCCTCCATGGGCGGAAATCTGATGCAGCGCGTGCGGTGCGCCTATTACCGCGACCCCGAATCCGCGTGCAACAAGCGCGTTCCGGGCAGCGGCTGCTCCGCACTGGACGGCGTCCACCGCGGTCACGCGATCCTCGGCACGAGCGAGCACTGCATCGCCACCCACCCCTCCGACATGGCGGTCGCGCTGGTCGCCCTGGACGCCGTCGTGCATGTGGAGGGCGCCAAGGGACCCCGCACCATCCCGGTCGACGACTTCTTCCTGCTCCCGGAGGACACCCCCGAGCGGGAACACCCCCTCACCCCCGGCGAACTGATCACCGCGATCGAGGTGCCCCCGGTCCCGATGGCGCGCAGATCGCTGTATCTCAAGGTGCGCGACCGCGAGTCCTACGAGTTCGCCCTCGCCTCGGCAGCCGTGGCGCTGGCACTGGAGGACGGCGTGATCCGCGAGGCCCGGCTCGCCCTGGGCGGCGTGGCGACCAAGCCGTGGCGCGCGCACCGGGCCGAGGACATCCTCGTGGGTGAGCGCGCCGACGTGGACGTGTTCGTGCGGGCCGCGGCCGCCGAGCTGGCCCCTGCCCTCACCCGCCCGATGAACGGCTTCAAGGCGGAACTGGCCCGGCGGACCATCGTCCGTGCGCTACAGACCGTCGCCGCGCAAGGAGGAGGGACAGCATGA
- a CDS encoding acyl-CoA dehydrogenase family protein: protein MPKKSAARPAFMELNHLADEGIRLRVTREIADDLAVDALSRDRAGKPPFDEVSRLREAGLPALLTPPGPARRGIDWRTACAVIREIAAADSSVGELLGRHYVLSWSARFFGTPEKADGLELRTAAEQWLWGGSTDIPDLEPTTGPDLTLTPADGGYLLNGCKALASGVLVADRLVLGAVCTDTGDSLIVCVDPDHPGVLADPEDDRLGQRLTGAGRISFDNVPVPAEHVLGAVPRDEHAVSPFATLAPLALRLALVHVSLGTAEGALAEARDLDRAAPRGWPATGPDTDAYQERLGPDPYLLLAYGELVTAAHTASAVVESATEALARGLLAGQELGVDERADIAVLVAAAEAVTSRSAMEITTRVLELTQGADSPAGAPGFDRFWRNARILTAQASPSHRLRDIGDHYLNGTHPPLTLRV from the coding sequence ATGCCGAAGAAATCCGCAGCACGGCCCGCCTTCATGGAGCTCAACCACCTTGCCGATGAAGGGATCCGGCTCCGGGTCACCAGGGAGATCGCGGATGACCTCGCCGTCGACGCCCTCAGCCGCGACCGAGCGGGCAAGCCTCCGTTCGACGAAGTCTCCCGGCTGCGCGAAGCGGGGCTGCCCGCGCTGCTGACACCGCCCGGCCCGGCCCGGCGCGGCATCGACTGGCGCACCGCCTGCGCGGTCATCCGGGAGATCGCGGCCGCCGACAGCTCCGTCGGTGAACTGCTGGGCCGGCACTATGTGTTGTCGTGGAGCGCACGGTTCTTCGGCACCCCGGAAAAGGCCGACGGACTCGAACTCCGGACGGCCGCGGAGCAGTGGCTCTGGGGCGGGAGCACCGACATTCCGGACCTGGAGCCGACGACAGGTCCCGACCTCACTCTCACACCGGCCGACGGCGGGTACCTCCTCAACGGGTGCAAGGCCCTTGCCTCGGGCGTCCTTGTCGCGGACCGGCTGGTGCTCGGCGCGGTGTGCACGGATACCGGCGATTCACTGATCGTGTGTGTCGACCCGGACCACCCCGGCGTGCTGGCCGACCCCGAGGACGACCGCCTCGGCCAGCGGCTCACCGGCGCCGGCCGCATCAGCTTCGACAACGTCCCGGTCCCCGCCGAGCACGTCCTCGGCGCTGTCCCCCGTGACGAGCACGCCGTCTCCCCCTTCGCCACACTCGCCCCGCTGGCCCTCCGGCTCGCCCTCGTCCACGTCAGTCTGGGAACGGCCGAAGGCGCCCTTGCCGAGGCACGGGACCTCGACCGGGCGGCACCGCGCGGCTGGCCGGCCACGGGCCCGGACACCGACGCATACCAGGAACGACTCGGTCCGGATCCCTACCTCCTCCTCGCGTACGGGGAATTGGTGACGGCCGCTCACACCGCCTCGGCGGTGGTCGAATCGGCGACGGAGGCGCTGGCGCGGGGCCTCCTCGCGGGACAGGAGCTCGGGGTGGACGAGCGTGCCGACATCGCAGTCCTCGTGGCCGCGGCCGAGGCCGTCACCAGCAGGTCCGCGATGGAGATCACCACCCGTGTCCTGGAGCTCACGCAGGGCGCCGACTCCCCCGCCGGCGCTCCGGGATTCGACCGGTTCTGGCGCAACGCACGCATCCTGACAGCGCAGGCCTCCCCCAGCCACCGGCTCCGCGACATCGGCGACCACTATCTGAACGGCACGCACCCGCCCTTGACCTTGCGCGTCTGA
- a CDS encoding RrF2 family transcriptional regulator has translation MRISARADYAVRAALQLATARDAGPLKAEAIAQAQDIPHKFLEGILNDMRRGGLVHSQRGGNGGYRLAKPAEAISIADVIRVVDGPLVSVRGVRPPELSYTGPAASLLPLWVALRANVRQILDGVSLADVASAELPSQVSALTEDPASWTNP, from the coding sequence ATGCGGATTTCAGCCAGAGCGGACTATGCCGTGCGGGCGGCGCTGCAACTCGCCACCGCCCGGGACGCGGGGCCGCTCAAGGCGGAGGCCATCGCCCAGGCACAGGACATTCCGCATAAATTCCTCGAAGGTATCTTGAACGACATGCGCCGGGGCGGGCTCGTCCACAGCCAACGCGGCGGCAACGGCGGCTACCGGCTGGCCAAGCCCGCCGAGGCCATCAGCATCGCGGATGTCATCCGGGTCGTGGACGGTCCGCTGGTGTCGGTACGCGGAGTCCGCCCACCGGAGTTGTCGTACACGGGGCCCGCCGCATCGCTGCTGCCGCTGTGGGTCGCCCTGCGGGCCAATGTCCGCCAGATCCTCGACGGCGTATCCCTGGCCGATGTCGCCTCGGCCGAGCTGCCGTCCCAGGTGTCCGCACTGACCGAGGACCCCGCTTCCTGGACGAATCCGTAG
- a CDS encoding xanthine dehydrogenase family protein molybdopterin-binding subunit, producing the protein MTTGATLTAVGRPLARVDGPAKVTGSGRYAAEFTLPGTTYAALVGARTASGRVVGIDTSAAEDAGGVLAVLTHRNLPKIAAPPHLLPSLAGHAAPGESFFPLQSDVVHYFGQPVAMVIAESHERAQFAARQVHVEYERSASTTTLDEGRDQAYEPEAIFAGFIPARSVRGDVEAGFEAAAHRLDATYHFAANHHNPIEPSATTAVWDGDRLTLYDATQGIVASQSTVAALLGIPPSKVRVRASYVGGGFGCKAMIWPHVTLAAMAARHVRRPVKLALTREQMFTSCGHREEQEQRVELGATDDGRLTALRHHKLSLTSPFDEWAEPSLSIASQAYACPNYEGVYRLIRSNTMTPTFTRGPGETTGMYALECLMDELAHRIGIDPVQLRLRNHADADPNTGHPWSSDGAEECYRRGAARFDWQSRNPEPRSERDGNWLIGKGMATAGYPVFFPMQPQRARARLYADGSAVVQAGTQDFGTGSGTAMTQVAADGLGVSVENVRFEYGDTDLPNVAAAVGSAGAGMLSAAVHTAVTTLRDQMIEQAIADPDSPLHQADPAAVVARGGRMELRDEPGSGESYRDLMQRHFMTDMDALGSWQPPPPNVPYGLATFGAQFAEAVDPDLGVVRVRRMVGAFAPGRILNARTAHSQVMGGMLWGLGQALLEGSLVDTRDGRWANASLGEYLVPVNADAPDVDIEFVEVTDTVVNPLGVKGLGEVGMVGAAAAIANAVFHATGYRARELPIRIEHLL; encoded by the coding sequence ATGACCACGGGCGCCACACTCACGGCCGTCGGCCGGCCCCTCGCCCGCGTCGACGGTCCCGCCAAAGTCACCGGAAGCGGCCGCTACGCAGCGGAGTTCACGCTGCCCGGCACCACGTATGCCGCCCTCGTCGGCGCGCGCACGGCCAGCGGGCGGGTGGTCGGAATCGACACCAGTGCCGCGGAGGACGCCGGCGGTGTGCTCGCCGTGCTGACGCACCGGAACCTGCCGAAAATCGCCGCCCCGCCCCACCTGCTGCCGTCCCTGGCAGGCCACGCCGCCCCCGGGGAGAGCTTCTTCCCCCTGCAGAGCGACGTCGTCCACTACTTCGGACAGCCCGTGGCCATGGTGATCGCGGAGTCGCACGAACGCGCCCAGTTCGCGGCCCGGCAGGTCCATGTCGAATACGAGCGGAGTGCCTCCACCACCACCCTCGACGAGGGCCGGGACCAGGCCTATGAACCCGAGGCGATCTTCGCCGGGTTCATCCCGGCACGCAGCGTGCGCGGTGATGTCGAGGCCGGATTCGAGGCGGCGGCCCACCGGCTCGACGCGACGTACCATTTCGCAGCGAACCACCACAACCCCATCGAGCCCTCGGCCACCACAGCGGTCTGGGACGGCGACCGGCTCACCCTCTACGACGCCACCCAGGGAATCGTGGCCAGCCAGAGCACCGTGGCGGCGCTGCTGGGCATCCCCCCGTCGAAGGTACGGGTCCGTGCCTCGTACGTCGGCGGGGGATTCGGCTGCAAAGCCATGATCTGGCCGCACGTCACCCTGGCGGCCATGGCCGCACGGCATGTGCGGCGCCCCGTCAAGCTGGCGCTCACCCGCGAGCAGATGTTCACCTCCTGCGGCCACCGCGAGGAGCAGGAGCAGCGCGTCGAACTCGGCGCCACGGACGACGGCCGGCTCACCGCCCTGCGTCACCACAAGCTCTCGCTGACCTCTCCCTTCGACGAATGGGCCGAACCCTCGCTCAGCATCGCCTCGCAGGCCTACGCCTGCCCCAACTACGAAGGCGTCTACCGGCTGATCCGCAGCAACACCATGACGCCCACCTTCACCCGCGGCCCCGGCGAGACCACAGGCATGTACGCCCTGGAATGCCTGATGGACGAGCTCGCCCACCGCATCGGCATCGACCCGGTGCAGTTGCGGCTGCGCAACCACGCCGATGCCGACCCCAACACCGGCCACCCGTGGTCGAGCGACGGCGCGGAGGAGTGCTACCGCCGCGGCGCGGCCCGCTTCGACTGGCAGTCGCGCAACCCCGAACCCCGCTCCGAGCGGGACGGCAACTGGCTCATCGGCAAAGGCATGGCCACCGCCGGGTATCCGGTGTTCTTCCCCATGCAGCCGCAACGCGCCCGGGCCCGTCTCTACGCCGACGGGTCCGCCGTGGTGCAGGCCGGCACACAGGACTTCGGCACCGGATCGGGTACCGCGATGACCCAGGTCGCCGCCGACGGCCTGGGCGTCTCCGTGGAGAATGTCCGGTTCGAGTACGGCGACACCGACCTGCCGAATGTCGCGGCCGCGGTCGGCTCGGCAGGCGCCGGCATGCTCAGTGCCGCGGTGCACACGGCGGTCACCACGCTCCGCGACCAGATGATCGAGCAGGCGATCGCGGACCCCGACTCCCCGCTGCACCAGGCGGACCCGGCCGCCGTCGTGGCCCGCGGCGGGCGGATGGAGCTGCGGGACGAGCCCGGCAGCGGCGAGTCCTACCGTGACCTGATGCAGCGTCACTTCATGACCGACATGGATGCGCTCGGCAGCTGGCAGCCGCCGCCACCGAACGTCCCCTACGGGCTCGCCACCTTCGGGGCCCAGTTCGCGGAGGCCGTCGACCCGGACCTCGGGGTGGTCCGCGTACGCCGGATGGTCGGCGCCTTCGCCCCGGGCCGGATCCTCAACGCCAGGACCGCGCACAGCCAGGTCATGGGCGGCATGCTCTGGGGGCTCGGCCAGGCACTGCTGGAGGGCAGCCTGGTCGACACCCGCGACGGCCGCTGGGCGAACGCAAGCCTCGGGGAGTACCTCGTACCGGTCAACGCCGACGCGCCGGACGTCGACATCGAGTTCGTGGAGGTCACGGACACGGTCGTCAACCCGCTGGGCGTCAAGGGCCTCGGAGAGGTCGGCATGGTCGGCGCCGCGGCGGCCATCGCCAACGCCGTCTTCCACGCGACCGGCTACCGGGCCAGGGAACTGCCGATCAGGATCGAGCACCTGCTGTAG
- a CDS encoding WhiB family transcriptional regulator produces the protein MDWRHDAVCREVDPEIFFPVGNTGPALLQIEEAKAVCRRCPVMGQCLQWALESRQDAGVWGGMSEDERRAMRRRAARNRARSAYA, from the coding sequence ATGGACTGGCGTCACGACGCGGTGTGCCGCGAAGTAGATCCCGAAATTTTCTTTCCCGTCGGCAATACGGGCCCGGCGCTCCTCCAGATCGAGGAGGCCAAGGCCGTCTGCCGTCGCTGCCCGGTGATGGGGCAGTGCCTGCAGTGGGCACTGGAATCCCGCCAGGACGCAGGAGTCTGGGGCGGGATGAGCGAGGACGAGCGGCGCGCCATGCGGCGTCGGGCCGCCCGGAACCGGGCCCGCAGCGCCTACGCATAG
- a CDS encoding sensor histidine kinase translates to MRLSTRIALVVGMVVPLLVVVSGWLLVQLVGKDLRTQADQRLAERAQSVAVAARGLLRATSHDRPRAEQARQRKLFTAALDVGVRLSGPEGTVMDGPQPAASVPLPTRTHHPSTVRSQGRSWRVLAVPVTGRGRGVPGTLWLFSPDTARDAQLGMVRRRVVTVALLAAPLAGAAAWLLAARAARPLRRLQQAAGGLDPHTSAARLDHAPTRITEVDDLARTLQTFLTRYDEQAARTAEALASARSFSAAASHELRTPLMSMQTNLDILDAFQDLDAADRAETVDDLRHEHARLLGLLVMLRALAQGDLVEADSFAVIDLAELADEAVADIRRGHPGAEVVVHSSPGLTIHGWRPGLRSMLDNLLTNALVHGRSAEARTHVALSLRAGEEGGSPRVVLGVEDRGPGVPQQRREAIFQRFQRRSDSPGSGLGLTLVAQQAALHRARLQVLDGPGGRGARFEVTFPAAPAHRPQHTALPAHRDWLADPGDRPQGFHKERL, encoded by the coding sequence ATGAGGCTGTCGACCCGGATCGCGCTCGTGGTCGGGATGGTGGTGCCGCTGCTGGTGGTGGTGTCCGGCTGGCTCCTGGTGCAGTTGGTGGGCAAGGATCTGCGCACCCAGGCGGACCAGCGTCTCGCCGAACGTGCGCAGAGCGTCGCCGTCGCCGCGCGCGGCCTGTTGCGCGCCACCTCCCACGACCGCCCGCGCGCCGAGCAGGCCCGCCAGCGGAAGCTGTTCACCGCGGCACTGGACGTCGGCGTCCGGTTGTCCGGCCCCGAGGGCACCGTCATGGACGGCCCGCAACCCGCCGCGTCGGTTCCCCTGCCCACAAGGACGCACCATCCCTCCACCGTGCGGTCACAGGGCAGGAGCTGGCGGGTGCTCGCCGTGCCGGTCACCGGCCGCGGTCGCGGAGTGCCGGGGACGCTGTGGCTGTTCTCCCCGGACACGGCACGCGACGCACAACTCGGCATGGTGCGCCGCAGAGTCGTCACGGTGGCACTGCTCGCCGCACCCCTCGCCGGTGCCGCGGCCTGGCTGCTCGCCGCCCGCGCGGCCCGGCCGCTGCGGCGCCTCCAGCAGGCCGCCGGCGGCCTCGACCCGCACACCAGCGCCGCTCGGCTGGATCACGCCCCGACCCGGATCACCGAGGTCGACGACCTCGCCCGCACGCTACAGACGTTCCTGACCCGGTACGACGAGCAGGCCGCCCGCACCGCCGAGGCGCTGGCCTCGGCACGCTCGTTCTCCGCCGCCGCGTCCCACGAACTGCGCACACCGCTGATGAGCATGCAGACCAACCTCGACATCCTCGATGCGTTCCAGGATCTCGACGCCGCCGACCGGGCGGAGACCGTCGACGATCTGCGGCACGAACACGCCCGTCTGCTGGGCCTCCTGGTGATGCTCAGAGCACTTGCGCAGGGCGATCTGGTCGAGGCGGACTCCTTTGCCGTCATCGACCTGGCAGAGCTCGCCGACGAGGCGGTCGCCGACATCCGGCGCGGGCACCCCGGGGCCGAGGTGGTGGTCCACAGCAGCCCGGGGCTGACGATCCACGGATGGCGGCCCGGTCTGCGCTCGATGCTGGACAACCTCCTGACGAACGCGCTGGTCCATGGCCGGTCCGCCGAGGCGCGGACCCATGTCGCGCTCTCCCTCCGCGCCGGTGAGGAGGGCGGTTCGCCCCGTGTCGTGCTCGGTGTCGAGGACCGGGGGCCGGGCGTGCCGCAGCAGCGCCGGGAGGCGATCTTCCAGCGTTTCCAGCGCCGTTCGGACAGCCCGGGTTCCGGCCTCGGTCTCACTCTGGTCGCGCAGCAGGCGGCCCTGCACCGGGCGAGGCTGCAGGTCCTGGACGGCCCCGGGGGCCGGGGCGCCCGCTTCGAGGTGACGTTCCCCGCCGCGCCCGCCCACCGCCCTCAGCACACGGCACTGCCCGCGCACCGGGACTGGCTGGCGGACCCCGGGGACCGGCCACAAGGTTTCCACAAAGAGCGCCTCTAA
- a CDS encoding ornithine cyclodeaminase family protein, with translation MLVIGRSQVEALLDPDALIDALASAMVDLSAGRASSPDRVAALVPERDGFLAAMPGYVPSAGVLMSKLVSVFPHNGGTPVPTHQALIVVFDPHTGEPAALLDGTAITAARTAACSALSARLLAREDASVLAVLGTGAQARSHAEAMCRVRPIRHIRVAGRDRAKATALADVLSSELQVPAEAAASYAEALDGAEIAAATTHAVEPVIRRSWLTPGVHVTSVGFNPDGREIDDATVAEALVCVESRQAALAPFPAGSNDLLLPLREGVITEAHVHAELGELISGSKPGRTSPDQITLYKSVGVAVQDAAAAALVVAAAREQSAGSDIRLE, from the coding sequence ATGCTGGTTATCGGGCGCTCGCAGGTCGAGGCGCTGCTCGATCCGGATGCGCTGATCGACGCCCTGGCGTCGGCGATGGTGGACCTGAGCGCGGGCCGCGCTTCCTCTCCGGACCGGGTCGCCGCCCTGGTACCCGAACGGGACGGTTTCCTGGCAGCCATGCCGGGTTACGTACCCTCGGCCGGGGTCCTCATGAGCAAGCTGGTCTCCGTCTTCCCGCACAACGGCGGCACCCCCGTTCCGACCCACCAGGCGCTGATCGTCGTCTTCGACCCGCACACCGGGGAGCCCGCGGCGCTGCTGGACGGCACGGCCATCACCGCGGCGCGGACCGCCGCCTGTTCGGCTCTCTCCGCGCGCCTGCTGGCCCGGGAGGACGCCTCGGTGCTCGCGGTTCTGGGCACCGGAGCTCAGGCCCGGTCGCATGCCGAGGCGATGTGCCGGGTCCGCCCGATCCGGCACATTCGCGTGGCGGGCCGCGACCGGGCGAAGGCGACCGCCCTGGCCGATGTGCTGTCATCCGAACTCCAGGTCCCCGCCGAGGCGGCAGCGAGCTACGCCGAGGCACTGGACGGCGCGGAGATCGCCGCCGCGACCACCCACGCCGTCGAGCCCGTGATCCGCCGTTCCTGGCTGACACCGGGCGTGCATGTGACTTCGGTGGGCTTCAACCCGGACGGCCGCGAGATCGACGACGCCACGGTTGCCGAAGCGCTGGTGTGCGTCGAGTCGCGACAGGCGGCCCTGGCACCCTTCCCGGCGGGCAGCAACGACCTGCTGCTCCCCCTTCGCGAGGGCGTCATCACGGAGGCCCATGTGCACGCCGAGCTGGGCGAACTCATCTCCGGCAGCAAGCCGGGCCGCACCTCTCCGGACCAGATCACCCTCTACAAGTCCGTAGGTGTGGCGGTGCAGGACGCGGCCGCCGCCGCCCTTGTCGTCGCGGCTGCCCGCGAACAGTCGGCGGGGTCGGACATCCGGCTGGAATGA
- a CDS encoding AAA family ATPase, which produces MVTVLVNGLPGAGKTALARALADELRPVDVPALAALRADVP; this is translated from the coding sequence ATGGTCACTGTGCTGGTCAACGGCTTGCCCGGAGCCGGGAAGACGGCGCTTGCGCGGGCTCTGGCGGACGAGTTGCGGCCGGTCGACGTACCCGCCCTTGCGGCTCTGCGCGCAGACGTCCCCTGA
- a CDS encoding response regulator transcription factor has protein sequence MYGQSSTGRVLLVDDDAAIRRSLGRGLRLNGFTVGLADGGRAALERLAEAPPDVMVLDISMPDLDGIAVCRRLRENGDDIPVLMLSALDEVTDRVAGLQAGGDDYLVKPFALDELVLRLHALLRRRPPAPTDAVRVGGLALDTAAHRARLDDREVALTRREFALLEVLARNAGQVLTRDQLLERVWGYDFEVRTDAVDTFVSYLRRKLEAGGRSRIVHTVRGVGFVLRDDESGPAR, from the coding sequence ATGTACGGACAAAGCAGTACCGGCCGGGTCCTGCTGGTGGATGACGACGCGGCGATCCGGCGGTCGCTCGGGCGCGGCCTGCGGCTGAACGGCTTCACCGTGGGCCTGGCGGACGGCGGCCGGGCCGCGCTGGAGCGGCTGGCCGAGGCGCCGCCGGACGTCATGGTCCTCGACATCTCGATGCCCGACCTCGACGGCATCGCGGTGTGCCGGCGGCTCCGGGAGAACGGCGACGACATACCCGTGCTGATGCTGTCCGCGCTCGACGAGGTCACCGACCGGGTGGCCGGACTGCAAGCAGGCGGCGACGACTACCTCGTCAAACCGTTCGCCCTGGACGAGCTGGTGCTGCGCCTGCACGCACTGCTGCGGCGCAGACCGCCCGCCCCCACCGATGCCGTACGCGTCGGCGGTCTCGCGCTCGACACCGCGGCGCACCGCGCACGGCTCGACGACCGGGAGGTGGCGCTGACGCGACGCGAATTCGCCCTGCTGGAGGTCCTGGCCCGGAACGCCGGGCAGGTGCTCACCCGCGACCAGCTTCTGGAGCGCGTGTGGGGCTACGACTTCGAGGTGCGCACCGACGCCGTGGACACCTTCGTCAGCTATCTGCGGCGCAAGCTGGAAGCCGGCGGGCGGAGCCGGATCGTGCACACGGTGCGCGGCGTCGGCTTTGTGCTGCGGGACGACGAGAGCGGCCCGGCGCGATGA
- a CDS encoding NADPH-dependent FMN reductase, with product MPMDAHPGPLHVLVLGASLRAGSSNARLASLVGRMMTDAGAVVDLAAMRDFDMPLYDGDVEAAHGLPEGALALRDRLERCDAFVLASPEYNASVPGVVKNAIDWVSRVRPQPFKTKHALLLSASPSLVGGNRGLWALRVPLEHLGTRVYPDMFSLAAAHQGFAEDGQLTDPALQERLSETVMAFLRLVEADARYVCLRRRWYEFPGDRTEAPVTQRAED from the coding sequence ATGCCCATGGATGCACACCCCGGACCGCTGCACGTCCTTGTGCTCGGCGCCTCGCTGCGGGCGGGATCGAGCAATGCCCGGCTGGCTTCCCTCGTCGGCCGCATGATGACGGACGCCGGCGCGGTCGTCGACCTCGCCGCGATGCGGGACTTCGACATGCCGCTGTACGACGGCGACGTGGAGGCCGCACACGGGCTGCCGGAGGGTGCTCTGGCGCTGCGTGACCGGCTGGAGCGATGTGACGCCTTCGTACTGGCCTCCCCCGAGTACAACGCGTCCGTGCCGGGAGTCGTGAAGAACGCGATCGACTGGGTGTCGCGGGTCCGGCCGCAGCCGTTCAAGACCAAGCACGCGCTGCTGCTCTCCGCTTCCCCCTCGCTCGTCGGCGGCAACCGGGGGCTGTGGGCGCTGAGGGTTCCGCTGGAGCATCTCGGCACCCGCGTCTACCCCGACATGTTCAGCCTTGCCGCGGCTCACCAGGGCTTCGCCGAAGACGGGCAGCTGACCGATCCCGCGCTACAGGAGCGGCTGAGTGAGACCGTCATGGCCTTCCTCCGTCTCGTCGAGGCCGATGCGCGCTATGTCTGTCTACGGCGCCGGTGGTACGAGTTCCCGGGTGACCGCACGGAGGCTCCCGTCACCCAGCGGGCGGAGGACTGA
- a CDS encoding (2Fe-2S)-binding protein has translation MADKGASISVAESSALQTRGPDGVEVDLVVNGVSHVLDLEPRVSLLDALREHMALTGSKKGCDQGTCGACTVWVDGRRVLACLTLALTCEGREVTTIEGLAEDGELHPMQRAFLEHDAFQCGYCTPGQIMSAVAVLEEGHAGSDSEIAEWMSGNICRCAAYPHIRAAIRQVRGRKTGQ, from the coding sequence GTGGCAGACAAAGGCGCGTCAATATCCGTCGCCGAGTCCTCCGCCTTGCAGACGCGAGGGCCCGACGGCGTGGAAGTGGACCTCGTCGTCAATGGCGTCTCCCACGTACTGGACCTGGAACCCCGGGTGAGCCTCCTGGACGCCCTGCGTGAGCACATGGCTCTCACCGGTTCCAAAAAGGGCTGTGACCAGGGAACCTGCGGGGCGTGCACGGTCTGGGTCGACGGGCGCAGAGTGCTGGCCTGTCTGACACTCGCCCTCACCTGCGAAGGCCGGGAAGTGACCACCATCGAAGGCCTCGCCGAGGACGGCGAGCTGCACCCGATGCAGCGCGCCTTCCTCGAACACGACGCCTTCCAGTGCGGGTACTGCACACCCGGGCAGATCATGTCGGCCGTCGCCGTGCTCGAGGAAGGACATGCCGGGAGCGACAGCGAGATCGCCGAGTGGATGAGCGGCAATATCTGCCGGTGCGCGGCCTATCCCCATATCCGCGCCGCCATTCGTCAGGTGCGTGGCCGGAAGACAGGACAGTGA
- a CDS encoding DUF6506 family protein encodes MALTHWGFIYTAAGSDASNSINVVDTGRCRTVLVGVEKPEEGIEAARRLVDEGVQLIELCGGFGPVWAGRIIEAIEGAVPVGVVGYGPEAVDQVHAIFS; translated from the coding sequence ATGGCGCTCACCCACTGGGGCTTCATTTACACCGCGGCAGGCAGCGACGCGAGCAACAGCATCAACGTGGTCGACACCGGCCGGTGCCGCACCGTGCTGGTGGGGGTCGAAAAGCCGGAGGAGGGCATCGAGGCCGCCCGCCGCCTCGTCGACGAGGGCGTGCAACTCATCGAACTGTGCGGCGGTTTCGGGCCGGTATGGGCCGGGCGGATCATCGAGGCGATCGAGGGCGCGGTCCCCGTGGGCGTGGTCGGCTACGGCCCCGAAGCGGTTGATCAGGTCCACGCGATCTTCTCCTGA